In Pseudomonadota bacterium, the DNA window GGAGCGCGCCCTCGGCCAAGCGCGGGCCGCGGATGCCGCACGCCGCCGGGGCGAAGCCGGGCCCCTGACGGGAATCCCGATGGCCCATAAGGACATCTTCTGCACCGAGGGGGTCAAGACCAGCTGTGGCTCGAAGATGTTGGATAGTTTCATCTCGCCCTACGACGCGACGGTGGTCGAGCGCCTGCAGGCCGCGGGCATGGTGATGCTCGGGAAGACCAACATGGACGAGTTCGCCATGGGTTCCTCCAACGAGACCAGCTTCTATGGCCCGGTGCGCAATCCCTGGGACCGCGAGCGGGTGCCGGGGGGCTCCTCGGGCGGGTCCGCGTGCGCGGTGGCCGCACGCCTCGCCCCGGCCGCGACCGGCACCGACACCGGCGGCTCCATCCGCCAGCCGGCCTCCTTGTGCGGTGTGACCGGCGTCAAACCGACCTATGGCCGCGTGTCCCGCTATGGCATGGTGGCCTTCGCCTCCAGCCTCGACCAGGGGGGCCCCATCACCTACACGGCACAGGACGCGGCGCTTCTATTGAACGCCATGAGCGGCTTCGACGCACGCGATTCCACCTCCGCCGAGCGCCCCGACGAGGACTACACGGCGAATCTCGACGCCCCGCTCACCAGGCTCCGGATCGGTCTGCCCAAGGAGTTCTTCGGTAGCGGGCTCAATCCCGGCGTCGCCCGGGTCATCGAGGCCGCGATCAAAGGGTTCGAAGGACTAGGCGCACGGGCAATCGAGATTGAGCTGCCCAACACCCCTCTCTCGATCCCGGCCTACTATGTCGTCGCCCCGGCGGAATGCTCCTCGAACCTGGCGCGCTTCGATGGGGTACGCTTTGGTTACCGCTGCGCCGCGCCGGCCGATCTCCACGATCTCTACTGCCGCTCGCGCGGCGAGGGTTTCGGCGCCGAGGTGAAGCGCCGCATCATGATCGGGACCTATGCCCTTTCGGCCGGTTACTACGATGCCTATTACCTCAAGGCCCAGCAGATCCGGCGTCTCATCCGCGACGACTATAGGCGTGCCTTCGAGCGCGTCGATGTCATCATGGGGCCGACCTCGCCCAGCGTGGCCTTCAAGCTCGGGGAGAAGACCGGCGACCCGATCACGATGTATCTCTCCGACATCTATACCATCTCGGTCAACCTGGCGGGCCTGCCGGGGATGTCCATCCCAGCCGGCTTCGCGGAGGGGCTGCCGGTCGGCCTGCAGCTCATCGGCGAGCACTTCGGCGAGGCGCGGCTCCTCAACATCGCCCACCGCTATCAGCAGGTGACCGACTGGCACCGGCGCACGCCACCGGGCATCGACTAGGACCCGTGGAAGCGAGCGTGACTGACAAACGCTGGGAACCGGTCATCGGGCTGGAGATCCATGCCCAGCTCGCGACCCGGAGCAAGATCTTCTCGGGTGCCCCGACCGCCTACGGCGCCCCGCCCAACACCCAGGCTTGCGCCGTTGACCTCGGGCTGCCGGGGGTGCTGCCGGTCCTGAACCGGGAAGCGGTGCGCATGGCGGTCCGGTTCGGGCTCGCGATCGAGGCCCGGGTGAGTCGCCGCTCGGTGTTCGCGCGCAAGAACTATTTCTACCCGGACCTCCCGAAGGGCTACCAGATCAGCCAGTACGAGCTGCCCATCGTGGCCGCGGGCCACACCGAGATCGCGTTCGAGGACGGGACGAGCAAGCGCGTCGGCATCACCCGCGCCCACCTCGAGGAAGACGCCGGCAAGTCGCTGCACGAGGACTTCCACGGCATGTCCGGCATCGATCTCAATCGCGCCGGGACCCCGCTCCTCGAGATCGTCTCCGAGCCCGATCTGCGCACGGCCAGGGAGGCGGTGGCTTACATGCGCAGGATCCACACGCTGGTCCGCTACCTCGGGATCTGCGACGGCAACATGCAGGAAGGCTCGTTCCGCTGCGACGCCAATGTCTCGGTTCGAAAAACGGGCGAGGCGCGTCTCGGGACGCGCGCAGAGGTTAAGAACCTCAACTCCTTCCGCTTCGTCGAGCGCGCCATCCACCACGAGATCGAACGCCAAATCGCTGTCCTCGAAGCGGGTGGCACCGTGGTATTGGAGACGCGCCTCTACGATCCCGATCGCAATGAGACCCGCCCCATGCGCGACAAGGAAGAGGCCAACGATTACCGCTATTTCCCCGATCCCGACCTGCTCCCCCTGGTGCTCTCGGAAGAGTGCATCGAAGCGCTGCGGGCGGACCTCCCCGAGCTTCCCGATGCCAAGCGGCAGCGCTTCATCGCCCGATACGGGTTGCCGGCCTATGACGCCGCGGTGCTGTGCGCGAGCCGGGAGCTCGCCGACTTCTACGAGGGGGCCGTCGCGGCGAGCGGCGGACAGGCCAAACCCTGTGCCAACTGGGTCATGGTCGAGGTCCTGGGGGCCTTGAACCGCGAGGGAAAGGAGATCGGCCAGTGCCCGATCAATCCGACCATGCTCGGGGGGCTCGTGCGCCGGATCACCGATGGCACCATCTCGGGCAAGATCGCCAAAGAGGTCTTCGAGGCCATGTGGCACGGCCGAGGCGATGCCGACGCCGTGATCGAGACGCGCGGCCTCCAGCAGATCTCCGACGAGGGCGCGATCGGCGCGCTCATCGACGAGGTCCTGCGCGACAACCCGAGCCAGGTCGCACAATACCGCCAGGGCAAGGAGCAGGTGCTCGCCTTCTTCGTCGGCCAGGTCATGAAGAAGTCCCGCGGCAAGGCCAACCCGCAGCGGTTGAATGCGCTGTTGCGGGAGAAGCTCGGCGCGGGTTGAGCCCCCGGCTTCACCGGAGAGGCACCTCCCCGCGAGGGACCATGGAATTGGGTGCATATCCAACCAGATTCTGATTAGCTGGCGTCGACGTCCCCGTCGTGCGCAACATCGTGTCCTTCAAGTACGTGCGCTCGCCACAAGTGCGCCAAAGCTAGGATGTATCCCGTCCTCCAAATCGAAGACAATGCGCCCGATCTTCCGGAGCAGCTGGGGAGCAAACAGAAGTTCTGGTTGCATATCGGGGAACAAGTTTACCTGTTCAAGATCGGGAGACCGGGAACCGGGGAAAACTGGGCAGAAAAGGTTGCCGCGGAGCTTTGCACACTGCTTGGCCTACCTCATGCCTACTACGAACTTGCGATTTGGAAGCACGAGAAAGGGGTGCTCTCGCCCGCCTTCGTCCCGCGGGATGGTGGGCTCATCATGGGTAATGAACTGCTCGCGGAGATCCATACGGACTATCCGGCTCATCAAATCCGCCGGGTCAGGGACTATACGCTGGGGCGCATTCAAGCCCTGTTGAGCCTGGACGAAATCCGGCTACCATTGGATTGGGCGCCGCCGGATGCTTCGATTCGCAGTGCCTTCGACGTGTTCATCGGTTATTTGTTGCTGGATGCCTGGATCGCGAACCAGGACCGGCACCACGAAAACTGGGGTATGATCAACTATCAGGGCTGCATCCACCTAGCGCCGTCGTACGACCATGCAGCCTCCCTGGGCCAGAACGAGACCGACGAGGCTCGCAGGGAGAGGCTGGCGACCCGTGATCGCGGACGCCATATCAGCCGCTACGTGCAAAAGGCGCGCTCCGCAATCTATGCCAAGAAGACGGACACTACGCCTCTCGCGACCATCGACGCCTTTCAATTCGCGGCTCGAAAGCGACCGCCAGCGGCAAGGTATTGGCTAGACAGATTGCACGCGATTACCCCCGGCGACTGCCAAGGCATCTTTGGCCAGATACCGGCTACGGAGATCAGTGAGACGGCGGCGCATTTTGCCTTGACCATGCTGGAACTAAATCAGAGCCGACTACTCCACGGGGAACTCACGTCATGAAAGCGCTCTATATCGCCTGGCAGGACCCGAAAAACCGTAGCTGGCACAGTGTGGGCCGCCTGACTTACGACCGGGGGTATTACCGGTTCGTTTATACCCGTGGTGCGCTGGCCTCGCCGCGCTTCAACTATCTGGGGCGCATGCACGACCTGCGAAAGCATTACGTGTCGGAGACCTTGTTCCCGCTGTTCTCCAATAGGCTACTCGACAGCTCACGCCCTGAGTACCCGGATTACGTCCAATGGCTCGGAGTGGAAGCGGAGGCCGATTCGATGCAGCTTCTGGCTCGCTCCGGCGGGACACGGGCTACCGATCAGCTCTGCGTCTACGCGCACCCCGAGCCGAACGAAAGGGGCGAGATCGAGCTGTTCTTCTTCAGCCACGGGCTGCGCTACCTCGACGAGGGGGAACGGCAATGCTTCGACCGACTGAAGGCTGGAGACCGCCTGCAACTGAAGCGGGATGACGAGAACACCCATGACCGTAACGCGCTCATGGTGGAAACCGAGGAGCCGGTCAAGGTGGGTTACTGCCCCCGCTATCTGAATCGGGACCTGCGGCGCGTGATGGACATCGCCGAGGTCAAGTTGACCGTGGAAAGGGCCAACCCAGACGCGCCCCTGCAATTCCGGTTGCTCTGCAAAGCCGTGTTCACGCCGCCGCTCGGCTTTGAGTTGTTCGCTTCAGATGCCTATAGACCCTTGGCGGGCGCGGCAGTGGCAGCGTGATGGTTGAGGAGAAGAAAGGAGGCGCTACGCAAGGCTGCGGAACGGGAGCACCGCTCCATCGCCAACATGGCGAAGATGATGATCCGGGACTATTGCGGCCGAAACGGCGCCACCATTCCTGAGCAGGGCGCCCTGTTCGACGAGGGCGTACGGACATCGCCGCGTCGCAGCTAGCTAGGTGCGACGCCATGGCTGAAACCCCTGAACAAAAAGCCCGCCGCGCGATCGATGCCGACCTGATGGTCGCCGGCTGGCTGGTGCAGGACCGCGCAGACCTCGACCTCACCGCCCGTCGCGGCATCGCCGTACGCGAGTTCCCGATGAAGTCCGGCTTCGGTTTCGCCGATTATTTGCTCTACCTCGACCGCAAGGCCGTGGGCGCGGTGGAGGCGAAGGCCGAGGGCACGCTCACCGGCGTCGAGGAGCAATCCGCGAAATACGCCGCCGGCGGCTGCCCGACAAGCTGCCTGCGCACACGCGCCCGCTGCCCTTCCTGTTCGAGTCCAACGGCGAGGTGACCTACTTCACCAACGGCCTCGACCCCACGCCGCGCAGCCGGCAGGTCTTCAACTTCTTCCGGCCCGAGACCCTGGCGGAGTGGATAGCGCAGCCCGCGTCGTCAGCCCGTCGGCCCGCGTCAAGGATCGCTTCATCATCGTGGATGCCGTCGGTGTGTGCGAGCAGGACAAGACCGATTCCCACACGTTGAATCGTCAGCCCTCAAAGACGCTCGAACAGGTCCTTGAGTACGTCGCCCAGGGTGGCCTAGATCCCGATGCCCTCACCACGCTCGCCAGTCGCCTCGCCAGATTGCAGCACGAATTCAGCCCGGCGCAGCTCGCCGAACTCAAGGGTCTCGCGGGCGGCAAGTCCTTCCCCGATCTCGCGCACGCGCTACTGAACGCCTGTGACCCGGATACGCAGATCGAGGCGGCCACGAATCTCGCCGGCGTCACCGGAGAGCCGTCCAAAGAGCAGATCAAACAGGCGGCCGAGCAGCTCGCCCAAGCTGCCGTCACTCCCTTCCTCAAGGCCGCATTACGCCGCCGCATCCTGGAGATCCGCCAGCAGAACGAGCAGACCATCGACCGCCACACCTCGACGACGTGCTCTATGCCGGCTTCGACGCCTCGGCGGTGGAGAAAGCACGCAACAAGGTGCAGGACTTCCGCGCCTGGATCGCCGAGCACAAGGACCAGCTCACCGCCCTACAAGTACTCTACGCCGGCACACGCCCGCTCAAGCTCTCGCTCAAGGATTTGCGTCAGTTGAAGGACGCGCTCGCCCGCCCGCCGGTTGCCGCCACACCCACCCAACTCTGGCGCTCGTTCGAGGCGGTGGAGGCCGACAAGGTCAAGGGTAGCGGCGGGCAGCAACTCGCCGATCTTGTGAATCTGGTGCGCCACGCGCTCATTCCCACCTTCACCCTCGTGCCCTATCGCGACGACTGCGGGAGCGCTATCAGGCCTGGCTAAAGGAGCGGGACGCGGACAAGACCTTCACGTCAGAGCAACGCGCATGGCTAGACCGCATGGCCGAGCACATCGCCACCAGCCTCGCCATCGAGCCGGAAGACTTCGAGACCGGGTGGTTCGGCCAGCACGGCAGTCTTGGGAAAGCGCATGCGCTCTTCGGCGACACGCTCAGGCCGCTCATGGCGGAACTGAATGAGAGGCTGGTGGCGTGACGGAGAAGGAAGAAGCCAACGTAGGATGTGGTGAGCGAAGCGAACCGCATCAATCGCGAACGATGCGGTTCCCGTTGGTCACCGCATCCTACGGATTGCCGAAGGGGTGGGCGGAAGCAAAGGTCGGTGATCTCATCGGACACGACGGTCTCTTCTGCGACGGTGATTGGGTGGAGTCGAAAGATCAAGATCCCACCGGGGATGTTCGCCTGATACAACTCGCAGATGTCGGCGATGGCGAATATCGTAACAAATCGAATCGCTTTCTGACTTCTGCCAAAGCGGCCGAACTGCGTTGCACGTTCCTACGCCCCCGCGATCTCCTTGTCGCTCGGATGCCGGATCCGCTTGGCCGTGTCTGTATGTTTCCCGGCGACACGAAAGCCAGCGTTACCGTCGTGGATGTTTGCGTAGTCCGTCCAGCCACCACCATCCACACTCGATGGCTCATGCACCAGCTCAACGCTCCACAGATGCGTCAGCGTGTTGCCGCATTGCAGAGCGGCTCGACGCGTAAACGAATTTCGCGTGTAAACTTCGCGAAGATTCCTTTCCCGCTGCCGCCTATGTCCGAGCAAGAGGGCATAGCGTCCGTTGCTGACGAACTCTTCTCCGACCTCGACGCCGGGGTGGCGGCGCTCATGCGGGCGCGGCAGAAGCTGAAGCTCTACCGCGCCTCGGTGCTGAAGGCGGCGGTGGAAGGGGCGCTCACCGCCGAGTGGCGCGCGCAGCATCCGCACACCGAGCCCGCCGCCGAACTGCGCAAGCGCATCCTCGCCAAACGCCGCCACCGCTGGGAGGAAGTTCAACTGGCCACGTTCAAGGGCAAGGGCCAAGAGCCACCCAAGAACTGGAAGGCGAAGTACAAGGAACCCGTCCCCCCCGACGCCACCAACCTACCGCCGCTGCCGGAGGGCTGGTGCTGGGCAAATCTCGACACGTTACTCGTGGAAGGGCCGCAGAACGGGCTCTATCTCCCGAACACCCTCTATGGTCGCGGAACAGAAATCCTGAGGATCGATGATTTTCAGAATGGCTGGGTGCGGCCTCGCGAGGAACTGAAGCGGGTTGAGGCCGACCAGAAAGCAACCACGACATACGCCTTGCGTGACCGCGACTTGGTCATCAATCGCGTGAATAGCATGACTCATCTGGGCAAGTGCGTACTTGCCACCGACAGACTCGAAGGGGTCCTGTTCGAGTCAAACATGATGCGTGCCCAAGTCGCCTCCGCGAGCGAGGCAAAGTATGTTGAGCTATACCTCCGTTCGGAACCTGGCCGGCGGCGCCTTACCAGAGATGCCAAGTGGGCTGTCAATCAGGCGAGCATTAACCAACAAGACGTGAAAAGGGCTCTGCTGCCGCTCCCCCCTCTCGCCGAACAAGAAGCCATTGTCGACGCGGTTGAAGATCAGCTCTCCGTCATCGACCACCTCGAAGCCGACCTAGACGCCAAGCTGAAGAACGCCCAGGTACTTCGGCAAGCCATCCTCCGCCACGCTTTCACCGGCCAGCTTGTGCCGCAAAACCCGAACGACGAGCCGGCCTCGGAACTCCTAAAGCGTATCGCCGCCGAGCGCGAGGCCCGCGCCCGCGAGTACGCCGGCAGGAAACTGGTCGGAGCACGCAATCGAAGGCGCCGCGCGTCGAGGGGCGGCAGACTCCCGGCTTGACAGTATGCATCGGGTATCCTTACGATGCATACGCATGAAGACCCGTGTCACCATCACCCTAGACCCCGAGGTACACGCCCGCGCCAAGGCGGTGGCACGGGCGCGGCGCACCACTGTTTCCGGCTTGATCGAGGCGTTTCTCCGGTCGCCGGACGCGGCCGGGTCGGGCGGTTCGCTGGTCGATGAGATGCTCGGCTGCGCCGAGCTACGCAGCGTGGAGCCCGGTCGCGATCCGCTCTACGACGCCCTGCACGCCCGCCACATCGCCCGCCGCCCTTGAGAATCCTGCTGGATACCGACGTCCTGCTGGACGTGGCGCTGGCACGGGAACCGTTCGTCGCAGACAGCGCGGACGTGCTGCGCTGGGCCGAAGCGGGCGGCGCGGCGGCCGTGGCCTGGCACTCGGTGGCCAACTGCGCATACCTGCTCAACGGCGGCGGGCGGCCTTTTCTGGAACGCCTGCTGCGCCTCGTCGAGGTGGCGCCCGTGGCGACCGCCGACGCCCGGCGCGCTCTGGATCTGCCCCTGTCGGACGTCGAGGATGCGTTTCAGGCGGCCGCCGCGCTGGCCTGGCAGGCCGACGCGATCGTGACGCGTAACCTGGTGGATTATCGCCGTTCGCCTATCCCGGCCGTGACACCCGCGCAATTCCTGAAGCGCCTGCGGACCGCCTGAAAGCCGAGCCTCTTTCCCGATGGACGCATCCCAGATCGGCAAGCGGGCCTGGAGTTACGCCGGCGTGTTGCAGGACGCCGGGCTTTCCTGCTTCGAGTATGTGGAGCAGTTGACCCTGCTACTGTTCCTCAAGATGGCGGATCAGCTCACCGAAGAGCCCTACAACCGCGCGCCCCTCGTGCCGCCTGATCTGGGCTGGAAGGCGCTGCTCCCGCTCGACGGTGCAGCGCTGGAGGATCGGTATCGCGCGAGCCTGGAAAAGCTGGGCGTGAAGCCGGGCATGCTCGGCGTTATCTTCAAGGGCGCGCGTTGCGAGATCCACAACCCGGCGCTTTTGAAGCAACTCATCGTCAACCTGCTCGACAAGGTAGATTGGCTCTCGCTGCCCGTGGACGTAAAGGGCACCATCTACGAGGAACTGCTCTCCCGCTCGGCACAGGAATCCTCGCGCGGCGCGGGACAGTACTTCACCCCGCGCCCGGTGATCCAGGCCATGTGCGAGGTGGTGCATCCCACACCACAGGACAGCATCTGCGATCCGGCGGCGGGCACCGGCGGCTTTCTTTGCAGTGCCTATCAGTACGTGCTCGACCGCTTCGGCGCCGACCTCGACCGCGACGAAAAGCGCGCCTTGCAGGAAGACCTTGTGGAGGGCATGGAGCTGTCGCCGAAGGTCGGCCGCATGTGCGCGATGAATGCCTATCTGCATGCCATCGGCGGCGACAAGGTGGTGGTCCATACCGGACACGACAGCCTTGCGGCGCCATGGAGCCAAGAATACTCGGTGATCCTCGCCAATCCCCCCTTCGGCAAGAAACAGAGCCTCCTGTTCGTGAACGAGGAGGGCGACACCGAGAAGGACGACCAGGTCATCGTCCGCGAGGACTTCTGGACCTCCACCAGCAACAAGCAACTCAACTTCGTACAGCACATCTACACGGTCTTGAAGATCGACGGGCGGGCGGGGGTGGTGGTTCCGGACAACGTGTTGTTCGAGGGCGGCGCGGGGGAGAAGGTGCGGAAGAACCTGTTGCAGAAGTGCCGCGTTCACACCCTGCTGCGCCTGCCCACCGGCATCTGGTATTCCCCCGGTGTCAAAGCCAACGTGATCTTCTTCGACAAAAAGGAAGGCCGCGCCAAGGCCTGGACCGACAAGCTCTGGGTCTATGACCTGCGCACCAACCAACACTTCACGCTCAAGCAGAAGCCCATCCAGCGAAGTGACTTCGACGAATTTGTCGCCTGCTACAAGCCGGGCCGCCTGCACAAGCGCAAACCCACGTGGAC includes these proteins:
- the gatA gene encoding Asp-tRNA(Asn)/Glu-tRNA(Gln) amidotransferase subunit GatA, which translates into the protein MHDLTLAELSVALRRGETTSEELTRHFLARIERLDSALNSFVTVTAERALGQARAADAARRRGEAGPLTGIPMAHKDIFCTEGVKTSCGSKMLDSFISPYDATVVERLQAAGMVMLGKTNMDEFAMGSSNETSFYGPVRNPWDRERVPGGSSGGSACAVAARLAPAATGTDTGGSIRQPASLCGVTGVKPTYGRVSRYGMVAFASSLDQGGPITYTAQDAALLLNAMSGFDARDSTSAERPDEDYTANLDAPLTRLRIGLPKEFFGSGLNPGVARVIEAAIKGFEGLGARAIEIELPNTPLSIPAYYVVAPAECSSNLARFDGVRFGYRCAAPADLHDLYCRSRGEGFGAEVKRRIMIGTYALSAGYYDAYYLKAQQIRRLIRDDYRRAFERVDVIMGPTSPSVAFKLGEKTGDPITMYLSDIYTISVNLAGLPGMSIPAGFAEGLPVGLQLIGEHFGEARLLNIAHRYQQVTDWHRRTPPGID
- the gatB gene encoding Asp-tRNA(Asn)/Glu-tRNA(Gln) amidotransferase subunit GatB, which translates into the protein MTDKRWEPVIGLEIHAQLATRSKIFSGAPTAYGAPPNTQACAVDLGLPGVLPVLNREAVRMAVRFGLAIEARVSRRSVFARKNYFYPDLPKGYQISQYELPIVAAGHTEIAFEDGTSKRVGITRAHLEEDAGKSLHEDFHGMSGIDLNRAGTPLLEIVSEPDLRTAREAVAYMRRIHTLVRYLGICDGNMQEGSFRCDANVSVRKTGEARLGTRAEVKNLNSFRFVERAIHHEIERQIAVLEAGGTVVLETRLYDPDRNETRPMRDKEEANDYRYFPDPDLLPLVLSEECIEALRADLPELPDAKRQRFIARYGLPAYDAAVLCASRELADFYEGAVAASGGQAKPCANWVMVEVLGALNREGKEIGQCPINPTMLGGLVRRITDGTISGKIAKEVFEAMWHGRGDADAVIETRGLQQISDEGAIGALIDEVLRDNPSQVAQYRQGKEQVLAFFVGQVMKKSRGKANPQRLNALLREKLGAG
- a CDS encoding phosphatidylinositol kinase, whose translation is MYPVLQIEDNAPDLPEQLGSKQKFWLHIGEQVYLFKIGRPGTGENWAEKVAAELCTLLGLPHAYYELAIWKHEKGVLSPAFVPRDGGLIMGNELLAEIHTDYPAHQIRRVRDYTLGRIQALLSLDEIRLPLDWAPPDASIRSAFDVFIGYLLLDAWIANQDRHHENWGMINYQGCIHLAPSYDHAASLGQNETDEARRERLATRDRGRHISRYVQKARSAIYAKKTDTTPLATIDAFQFAARKRPPAARYWLDRLHAITPGDCQGIFGQIPATEISETAAHFALTMLELNQSRLLHGELTS
- a CDS encoding HIRAN domain-containing protein translates to MKALYIAWQDPKNRSWHSVGRLTYDRGYYRFVYTRGALASPRFNYLGRMHDLRKHYVSETLFPLFSNRLLDSSRPEYPDYVQWLGVEAEADSMQLLARSGGTRATDQLCVYAHPEPNERGEIELFFFSHGLRYLDEGERQCFDRLKAGDRLQLKRDDENTHDRNALMVETEEPVKVGYCPRYLNRDLRRVMDIAEVKLTVERANPDAPLQFRLLCKAVFTPPLGFELFASDAYRPLAGAAVAA
- a CDS encoding restriction endonuclease subunit S — translated: MTEKEEANVGCGERSEPHQSRTMRFPLVTASYGLPKGWAEAKVGDLIGHDGLFCDGDWVESKDQDPTGDVRLIQLADVGDGEYRNKSNRFLTSAKAAELRCTFLRPRDLLVARMPDPLGRVCMFPGDTKASVTVVDVCVVRPATTIHTRWLMHQLNAPQMRQRVAALQSGSTRKRISRVNFAKIPFPLPPMSEQEGIASVADELFSDLDAGVAALMRARQKLKLYRASVLKAAVEGALTAEWRAQHPHTEPAAELRKRILAKRRHRWEEVQLATFKGKGQEPPKNWKAKYKEPVPPDATNLPPLPEGWCWANLDTLLVEGPQNGLYLPNTLYGRGTEILRIDDFQNGWVRPREELKRVEADQKATTTYALRDRDLVINRVNSMTHLGKCVLATDRLEGVLFESNMMRAQVASASEAKYVELYLRSEPGRRRLTRDAKWAVNQASINQQDVKRALLPLPPLAEQEAIVDAVEDQLSVIDHLEADLDAKLKNAQVLRQAILRHAFTGQLVPQNPNDEPASELLKRIAAEREARAREYAGRKLVGARNRRRRASRGGRLPA
- a CDS encoding DUF6364 family protein, whose translation is MKTRVTITLDPEVHARAKAVARARRTTVSGLIEAFLRSPDAAGSGGSLVDEMLGCAELRSVEPGRDPLYDALHARHIARRP
- a CDS encoding PIN domain-containing protein is translated as MRILLDTDVLLDVALAREPFVADSADVLRWAEAGGAAAVAWHSVANCAYLLNGGGRPFLERLLRLVEVAPVATADARRALDLPLSDVEDAFQAAAALAWQADAIVTRNLVDYRRSPIPAVTPAQFLKRLRTA
- a CDS encoding type I restriction-modification system subunit M, which codes for MDASQIGKRAWSYAGVLQDAGLSCFEYVEQLTLLLFLKMADQLTEEPYNRAPLVPPDLGWKALLPLDGAALEDRYRASLEKLGVKPGMLGVIFKGARCEIHNPALLKQLIVNLLDKVDWLSLPVDVKGTIYEELLSRSAQESSRGAGQYFTPRPVIQAMCEVVHPTPQDSICDPAAGTGGFLCSAYQYVLDRFGADLDRDEKRALQEDLVEGMELSPKVGRMCAMNAYLHAIGGDKVVVHTGHDSLAAPWSQEYSVILANPPFGKKQSLLFVNEEGDTEKDDQVIVREDFWTSTSNKQLNFVQHIYTVLKIDGRAGVVVPDNVLFEGGAGEKVRKNLLQKCRVHTLLRLPTGIWYSPGVKANVIFFDKKEGRAKAWTDKLWVYDLRTNQHFTLKQKPIQRSDFDEFVACYKPGRLHKRKPTWTEDNPESRWRCYDYEELLKRDKLSLDLFWIKDKTLTDTDSLPAPDIIAAEIADDLEAALEQFTKIAARLAPKVT